Proteins from a genomic interval of Medicago truncatula cultivar Jemalong A17 chromosome 3, MtrunA17r5.0-ANR, whole genome shotgun sequence:
- the LOC25490461 gene encoding F-box protein At2g26850 isoform X2: protein MLLYFIITCISFFFFLNLNSLSFLKSFPSWTSENEMKHQVLSLKTFSKLFKNHFWIGLLCEIHTRMSMVRKSLSSRVENVEEIEDKLSLLDLPELILECILEKLPPSSLCQMAGICHSLRERCVSDYFWERHMKKKWGGVIGQAAYREWKWHVASNMGVGSLKHGKQSGLWMKIFSLLWPFQGMKLKVGDGNDSCNHRSSLPVEAVMNWYLAIETGRFWFPAQVYNRENGHLGFLLSCYDAELSYDSRTNTFLARYPSHGRREARECGIPWERIRAPPVDISPHDLHISNCLNDLHPGNHIEIQWRRKKEFPYGWWYGVVGHLESCNNNENHCRCHNSGIVWMKEESGRKGSKRKEW, encoded by the exons atgttactTTACTTTATAATTACTTGcatctcttttttcttctttttaaacttaaactctctttcttttctaaaatcattcccATCATGGACAAGTGAAAATGAGATGAAGCACCAAGTGTTGTCTTTGAAAACATTCTCCAAGTTGTTTAAGAATCACTTTTGGATTGGTTTACTTTGTGAAATTCATACAAGGATGTCTATGGTGAGGAAGAGTCTTAGTTCAAGAGTTGAGAATGTTGAAGAGATTGAGGACAAGTTATCATTGTTGGACTTGCCAGAGCTTATCTTGGAATGCATACTTGAAAAATTACCTCCTTCTTCCCTTTGCCAAATGGCTGGTATTTGCCATTCATTGAGGGAGAGATGTGTGAGTGATTACTTTTGGGAGAGACACATGAAGAAGAAATGGGGTGGAGTTATTGGTCAAGCTGCTTATAGGGAATGGAAATGGCATGTTGCTTCAAATATGGGTGTTGGGAGTCTTAAACATGGCAAACAAAGTGGGTTATGGATGaaaattttctctcttctttggCCTTTTCAAGGGATGAAATTAAAGGTTGGTGATGGAAATGATAGCTGCAATCATAGGAGTTCATTGCCTGTTGAAGCTGTTATGAACTGGTATCTTGCAATTGAAACTGGCCGCTTCTGGTTTCCTGCTCAAGTCTATAACCGCGAG AATGGTCATCTTGGTTTCCTGTTATCTTGCTATGATGCTGAACTTAGCTATGATTCGCGAACCAATACCTTTCTAGCAAG GTATCCTTCACATGGAAGAAGAGAAGCTAGAGAGTGTGGAATTCCATGGGAAAGGATAAGAGCACCTCCTGTTGATATCTCTCCACATGATCTTCATATCTCTAATTGTTTAAATGATTTGCATCCTGGTAATCACATAGAGATTCAATGGAGGAGAAAAAAAGAATTTCCTTATG GTTGGTGGTATGGTGTTGTGGGTCACTTGGAGTCATGTAATAACAATGAAAATCATTGCCGCTGTCATAACAGTG GCATTGTTTGGATGAAAGAAGAAAGTGGAAGGAAAGGTAGTAAGAGGAAAGAATGGTAA
- the LOC25490461 gene encoding F-box protein At2g26850 isoform X1, whose protein sequence is MLLYFIITCISFFFFLNLNSLSFLKSFPSWTSENEMKHQVLSLKTFSKLFKNHFWIGLLCEIHTRMSMVRKSLSSRVENVEEIEDKLSLLDLPELILECILEKLPPSSLCQMAGICHSLRERCVSDYFWERHMKKKWGGVIGQAAYREWKWHVASNMGVGSLKHGKQSGLWMKIFSLLWPFQGMKLKVGDGNDSCNHRSSLPVEAVMNWYLAIETGRFWFPAQVYNRENGHLGFLLSCYDAELSYDSRTNTFLARYPSHGRREARECGIPWERIRAPPVDISPHDLHISNCLNDLHPGNHIEIQWRRKKEFPYGWWYGVVGHLESCNNNENHCRCHNSDSVMIEFNHYTPGSRWRQTSINRKDHREEGNEADGFYGGIRKIESLNEISIWKRMWPSKVLD, encoded by the exons atgttactTTACTTTATAATTACTTGcatctcttttttcttctttttaaacttaaactctctttcttttctaaaatcattcccATCATGGACAAGTGAAAATGAGATGAAGCACCAAGTGTTGTCTTTGAAAACATTCTCCAAGTTGTTTAAGAATCACTTTTGGATTGGTTTACTTTGTGAAATTCATACAAGGATGTCTATGGTGAGGAAGAGTCTTAGTTCAAGAGTTGAGAATGTTGAAGAGATTGAGGACAAGTTATCATTGTTGGACTTGCCAGAGCTTATCTTGGAATGCATACTTGAAAAATTACCTCCTTCTTCCCTTTGCCAAATGGCTGGTATTTGCCATTCATTGAGGGAGAGATGTGTGAGTGATTACTTTTGGGAGAGACACATGAAGAAGAAATGGGGTGGAGTTATTGGTCAAGCTGCTTATAGGGAATGGAAATGGCATGTTGCTTCAAATATGGGTGTTGGGAGTCTTAAACATGGCAAACAAAGTGGGTTATGGATGaaaattttctctcttctttggCCTTTTCAAGGGATGAAATTAAAGGTTGGTGATGGAAATGATAGCTGCAATCATAGGAGTTCATTGCCTGTTGAAGCTGTTATGAACTGGTATCTTGCAATTGAAACTGGCCGCTTCTGGTTTCCTGCTCAAGTCTATAACCGCGAG AATGGTCATCTTGGTTTCCTGTTATCTTGCTATGATGCTGAACTTAGCTATGATTCGCGAACCAATACCTTTCTAGCAAG GTATCCTTCACATGGAAGAAGAGAAGCTAGAGAGTGTGGAATTCCATGGGAAAGGATAAGAGCACCTCCTGTTGATATCTCTCCACATGATCTTCATATCTCTAATTGTTTAAATGATTTGCATCCTGGTAATCACATAGAGATTCAATGGAGGAGAAAAAAAGAATTTCCTTATG GTTGGTGGTATGGTGTTGTGGGTCACTTGGAGTCATGTAATAACAATGAAAATCATTGCCGCTGTCATAACAGTG ACTCGGTGATGATAGAGTTCAATCATTACACTCCTGGCTCAAGATGGAGACAGACTAGTATCAATAGGAAAGACCATAGGGAAGAAGGAAATGAGGCTGATGGATTTTATGGGGGAATAAGAAAGATTGAGAGTTTGAATGAAATTTCCATTTGGAAACGCATGTGGCCATCTAAAGTTTTGGATTAG